In the genome of Xiphophorus hellerii strain 12219 chromosome 14, Xiphophorus_hellerii-4.1, whole genome shotgun sequence, the window TCATAAATACCAACGAACACAGCAGTCAAGGCCAAAGATGTGGGGAAGTTTAAAGCAGCTTtaggttataaaataatatcctATGATTAGATCATCGCACAGAGCtatgttcagtttattattttgtaatgtgAAGAGTTTTGGCAAAGCTACAAAACAAATATCTGTTACTAATTCATTTGACTCACGagacgtttttttaaaaaaaagtgttaagaAGAAATTTGGACAAGATTTAGTTTGCTACAGTCCATGTAGAGGACACAGAAAGTGCTCTGGTCAGATAGCGTGAACAAAAGTGAAGCCTTTGACATGCAAAATGCGGTGGGcacttatttattgaaaataggTGCAGATTGAGTTGTAAAAATGGCCGTAAGATGAGTACGTCTGATTTAGGAACACCGGCTAAACACAGCGTATGAACAACGTTAAACGTTGAGGGTATTATCAATTGAAGACCATTTGATTTATGGTTTTAGTAAATCAAATGTGACCGGGCTACAACAATGAACGACTGGCAATATTTAAAATAGCCCTAATTCCCTTAATTTTGGGTGATCGGCAATCAGCCAATACTTGCGCGAGAAACCGATATTATCCATTGCCACAAAaggaaaatcagccactgtgcCCTTTGCTCTGCCGTGAGAGAAGACTGACTGAGACAGAAAACTGCGGTCGGTGGTTCACCCCTAATTTAAAACGATAAAAAGTTAGCCCTACACCAGATCCGTTTGGCTCCAAGCCGATTGCCCATAACCTTTGGTTCCAAAACCAGAATGTTAATCCCAATTAGCTGCTTTGCAGttcttcactgttttatttaagAGCCCTGTGGAGGAAGAAATCACACATCAGAGTGCCTGCACAATTCTTCACTTGTATGGGGGATCAGATTAGCAAATCACAATTGTGACACGTGTCACAACTGAGCTACATTGGACACAATTGTGACACAAGATACACTTGCTGACTTTCTAACATCTGGTGGTCTGACCACCAGCAAAATCGAAGACAATGGGCGTCTGTAGTAGAGTTACCATTTTCTAAGGGTGTGGAAGCAAGTTGACCCGcgtgaatgaaaagaaaacaacgtACTCCGATACAACACAAAAGActgcaaaaacaacattattctttcagattttaatctgaCAGTGCCACAATGAAGGATTATTGGTTTTCTAAAaggcaccaaaaaaaaaaaccccatagcATAGTTCTTCACGCAAGTAAAGACTTGGCAGGTGTTGTATAACCTCTCATTTTAACAGATTAACAGTCACATTTCTGATGTGCAGGGCTGAGTCCTCTCTGCCTGAGCGCTTTCAGACGCTGCaggttaaataaaatctgaactttATCAATAGCAATCACACCACATATTTCTCAGAATCAAACATATTTGCCATGAGTCAGACCCGTCTGTTTTGTGTGGAAGAATGGGCAATGTGCAAATCTGACAGAGAAAGAACAgttacagcaacaaaaaaaaacaaaaaaaaaactgggtgGGTGGTGATCAGCCGTTACTTGAAAGAGAAACCGATTTTATCTACCGATCTTATCTATCTCCGCAAAGTCTGAAAGTCAGCCACTGTCCTTTTTGCTCTACTGTGAGAAATGGCTGACTGAGACAAAAAAACTGCagtcaccaaaaataaaaaagaagagatcCATTTGGAAACAGTTTTACTTAAGAGTTACCTGGAGGGAGAAATCACACACCAGAGTGCCTGCAAAATGTCTCTTTTTGCTTGTGGGATCGGTTCAGCAAATCACAGTTGTGTCACATGATGGGAAAGACACACATGTGGATTCTCTAACGTTAAAAGATTAGGCTGACCACCTGTGAAAGACAATGGGTGGACTTACCGTTTGCTAAGGGTTGTGAAAGCGGGTTGGGCCGTGTgaatggaaagaaaacattctcCAATACTACAGAAAAGACTgtaaaaatcaaagatttatttcagatttgaaTTTGACGGTGCCATCATGGAGGATTATTGACTTTCGAAAGGacacaaaacaactgaaatttAGATCCTGACATGAATAAGTGCCTGACAGACGTTGTGACAGTCCCGCCCACCGGGACACGTCTGCACATGTGCAGTTAACAATAACTTCCcaactgttgccaacttagcggcttttcagaccaaaaaaaacatcatcatgCTTTTTACAGATCAGTGACTGGCCAGAAACCTGCAAACGGTTCACGTCTACAAATTAATGACCAATGTGTGCTGAATTCAAacgcacaccacacttttcagatttgccTTTCCTTCAGCTTCACCATTGAGAATGCtctcctttgtgtttgtttgtttgtttgtttgtttgtttatttattaggaGAATAACCTCCAAAGTGGTTATTAATCTTCCTGGGGTccaactaataaaaacacaaaaatattaattcaacACATAGGGCAGTTTCAACATTGACAGATAATATGCATAAGATTATTTAGACATAACATTTTACAGATAACGCACATAAacctggattttaaaaaaatagcaatttCTGTGCTCTTTTGATAGAAAGTgtgctttttaaatcttttcaatCTTTGCTTTAAGATGGAATACATTTCTGAAAAGTGCATTCCATTTTTCAAGAATAAAGGGACTGAATTCCCTTTATTCTTGGAATAAATTCAGTAGACAACAGATTTCTGTTACAAGTTCGTCTTTTCACAGTTTGCAATTCCGTCTCACAAGAGTATCTGGTAAAATGTTTATGCATCTGATGAGAATAAATAAGTTTTTCACGAAGTGATTCAGGTCTCCCTGTTagtgttgatctgtcacataaaatcccaataaaaatatGTCTCGGTTTTGAGGTTGTAgtgtcacaaaatgtgaaaggcCTTTACGGGCTTTGAATGCTCTCAAACTCTTTCTAAATAATCTTTAAACAtcaaattgtttatttctttcagaGGTGCTTTTGGAAGCAGTTTTTCTCAGTGTGGATCCATACATGAGGTGGGTTTTCTAGAGCAAACTTCCAGAACGttggaaaacagctgaaactctctgtgcctttaaatctagacttaaaactcacctgtttgGAGTTGCTCTTGAAGCATAATCGTTTAAGAAtgtaatgatggcacttgactaAATGCGctgtttcaattgttgattcGATGTTGCATGGCTttgtgcttctgtgtttttatgatgtgaagcactttgaaatgcctcgttgctgaaatgtgctgcacaaataaaattgCATTGATTTTCACTGGCTTTAGAAAGCAATCATGCTAAGACTTCAACAAACGGTAATGAAAGAGGTTTGTTGCTTCTGGTGTCCGCAGGCCGTTCAGCAGGTTCCACATGAAGGAAGGGGACGTGATGATCGGAACGCAAGTGGCGAAGTAAGAAAAACGGCCGCTGTCCCGCTCACCCACCGAATAAACCTTCACGATGCATTTAGCATGTCTGACGCTTTCCAAAGCAGAATTCATCCTGTACTTGTTTGTTATTACCAAAGCCTTTGGTTCAGTGTGAGTCTGTAGCAGAGAGTACGCACCCTAAACATTCTTGGCTGGGTCCTTGTAGATACATATCTGTTGATATTTTGTTGATGACCTCCAGAGATAAAGCtctaggtaaaaaaaaacacgcttCCAGTGAAATTCTGGCAAGATTATGTCTCGCATTTCCCACATTGTGAAGCTTTACAACAATGCAGAGGAAAACGTCTGGATAGTTGAAGTGCAGCCGTAGCAGAAAACCCAAACTGCTCTTCAGATGTGCGAGAAGTTAACCATTAACTTCAAGTGTCCACTGAGATCTAATAAATAGTCTCTAtatgagaattttatttttatttttttagaaggGGAATAAAACAGAACTTCAACAGTTTTATTACATTGTGTTTTGGTAATTTAAGTTGcacaacaatttaaaataaataaatatgttgccGTTCATTCAAACTCCTTGTTTGAATGAGAATAATGagttttcaaaatactttatataTAAGACCACGCCACCAGGGGGAGCAGTAGTGAGCCACCGAATGCACATCTAGTAATGCAAGACTGGGAACagatatagaatagaatagaaatgttCTCCAAATGTAAGGAcacaataagaaaaagaaaaacaatgtcatGAAAAAGCAGCACATACAGATGAATTAGTTTTTCACCAACTCCGATTTCAAagtccaacatggctgcctcaCATGTAAGAGTCTAATAGCTGTTTGACAATGTAATTTGCTACAGTGGTTGAAAgtacaaagaaataaatgcattacTCTTTAAATGAACTGGTAATAATTAGCCTGACTGCTGAACACAGCAGAACTAGATACCAGGACTTTTTTCTAGGTCCACACAGAGACGAACACGGTAAATTTTCATAAACGGTTTAGAAAAAAGCATGCATCCCACAGTATCAAAGAATGATGCAAAACCACACGGCGTGCGTAACGAAGTCATGtagcttttaaaatgtaatcattaATCAAATTCCACTATAAATAGTGTTTTATTATGTCGCTTTTCTGGTTCAAAAATATTGACGGGACTAATTTGCTTCTGTGGaattttttctcttaaatttaATTGCGCAAGCCCCCAATGGACAACACTCTTCTTACACCTGATGTATTCTTTGTCATGACACAAATGCATTTTGTCCCGCGACTGAATCGGAAATGTCACTGACAGGTAACTGTTTGTGTGCAGGGTGGTTCAGAGTGAAAACCCAGCATTTCCTGTGGGGAGCCACGTTGTGAGCAACAGTGGTTGGAGGAGCCACTCAGTCAGCGACGGGACAGACCTCATTCCCATCATGGCCGACTGGCCTTCAGACGTTTCGCTGTCTCTGGCTCTGGGTTCCATCGGCATGCCAGGGTAAGACAGGCTGCACGTAGCCAAATTACGCCAATTAATCCCTCCAGTTTTTCTGCGAAATTCACGCAAATTCAACACATCCATACAGTTTTTCGCATTCATTCATTATTGGGagtttattgaacattttttgcaaaaatgatgGAAAGCGTTAAGTTTAAATGATGCTAACTTCCACCTGCGGGTGTCAGCATTTCTTACCTCTAATACACTGCTGTCTCAGTCTGAATTGGTATCAAGTTATCATCTGTGATCGATGTGGagagtaacaaaaagtcacaaatatcacaaaaggtcttgcaaatatttctgacGTCTTTCCGcaaaatcagtgattttgattgcaGAAAAATCATGAAATCGTAGAGGGATTGATCAAGCTATTTGTTCGTATTTTAACTGTTTAGGCACAACCAGCCTTTTGAGAACAGTCGTGATCTTGATGTGGCCCCGAAATGAGAATAAACTTGACAACCCTGACCTGAATTCAAAAGAGGCTGGAACTGGCGGGGAAAACAGGATATGGGAGTCGATtgtcctttatttattttttcctgtctgcAGGCTGACGGCCCTGTATGGAATAGAGGAGGTTCTCGGACTGCAGGAGAACGAGACTCTGCTGGTGAACGCCGCAGCCGGAGCTGTGGGAAACGTGGTGGGACAGATCGCCAAGATCAAGGGCTGCAAGGTGGTGGGTTCGGCCGGGTCAGACGCCAAAGTGGCTTACCTGAAAGAGCTGGGCTTTGACGAGGCTTTCAACTACAAAACTGTCCCTTCCCTGGA includes:
- the LOC116732928 gene encoding prostaglandin reductase 1-like — translated: MVQAKSWTLVKHFDGFPKDGDFQLKVEELPEPKDGEVLLEAVFLSVDPYMRPFSRFHMKEGDVMIGTQVAKVVQSENPAFPVGSHVVSNSGWRSHSVSDGTDLIPIMADWPSDVSLSLALGSIGMPGLTALYGIEEVLGLQENETLLVNAAAGAVGNVVGQIAKIKGCKVVGSAGSDAKVAYLKELGFDEAFNYKTVPSLEEALKNAAPEGYDCFFENVGGYFSTVALPQMKTFGRIAVCGSISTYNDGTPQTGPYPHMTMIVKQLKMEGFTQNRWQHKNPESLKRMIGWLQEGKLKCREHITEGFENMPAAFMGLLRGDNIGKAVVAV